The bacterium nucleotide sequence GTACAGGTTCGCCGCCTTGCTCATGCCGTAGCGCCTGAGCGGATGGTAGGACTGCTCGGCGTTCGGATCCTCGAAGTCGATCCGCCCCTGAACGTGTGCGGCGCTGCTGACGTTGACGATACGCGAGCCGGGATTCGCGGCGAGCCGATCGAGCAGGTGTCCGGTGAGCGCGAAGTGTCCGAGGTGGTTCACCCCGAACTGCAGCTCGAACCCTTCTTCGGTCCGCGTGAGCGGCGGGATCATCACGCCGGCGTTGTTGACCAGGGCGTCGAGGCGCGGCTCGCGCTTCACGATCTCGGCCGCCTCGGCGACCGATTTCAAGCTCGTCAGGTCGAGCGGGATCCAGGCGATGTCTGCATCCGGGAGCAAAGCGCGGATCCGACCAATCGCGTCCTGTGCCTTTTCTTCCGAGCGGCAGCCCAACAGCACCCGGGCACCGCGGTCAGCAAGCACACGAGCGGCCTCGTAGCCGATGCCGGTGTTGGCTCCTGTCACGAAGATCGTCTTCCCGGTCTGGTCGGGCACAGAGGCCTCGTCGTACTGACTCATGGTCCTGTCCTCCTTGGATTCCGGTTCCGAGCTCGATGGTGATGGCCCGCTTCGCCCTCGCCAACTCCTCTCCTCAGTCGAGCTCGATCACGATCAGCCTTCCGAAGAAGCGCGGGGCGGTTGGGCGAAGGCGTTCGAAGACGGAGTCGCGCAGGTTCGCGTCGTCGAGTTCGGCACGGATTTCCCCTTGCAGCGTCTCGCCTTGGATCAAGACGCTTCCTCGCCCACCCGCGTCCCGCAGTTCACGCCACCAGGAGCCGTCCGCCGCGGCATACACCGTGCTCTCGTCGCGGAGGTAGTTGACCGGGATGGATCGCCCCGACGGAAGCGTCAGGAGCATGACCTTCTCGGCCTGTTTGCCCTGGGGATCGTCATGCAACGCCTGGATCACACGCGGGTTCGTCCATTGGCTCATGTAGACGGCGTACCCGACGAGCAGTACGACGATACCAACGACAGCGATCGCGAACCATTTCATTGACTCATTCCTCCCATCCGGAAGCGCCGCACGACGAGCCCTTCGGCTTGCCGGCGTCGGTCAGTGCGTGGGTCGGCAGGATCCATGCGACGAGCAAGATCGAAAGGGCGGTCCGGGGAATGCTTCCTTTGACGGCAAGAGTATACCTGGGCTCGTCGTGCCAAGGGAACAACGGAGTGCTCAACCTCCAATGAGCCGCCGAAGTGCGAGCATCATCGAGAACGCCTAACGGATGTCGTCCGGGCTGGCTTCGGGGGCCGGTTCAAGCACGAGATCGATGATCGCGTCGAGGGGGAGCGGCTGGTCGGGGGCGATGCCGCGCTCGAGGTTCTGGCGGATGCGTTTCCCGAACTCCGGGAGCGGCTTCCCAACCTGGGAGCACCTTCGGAGCTGGGGGACGACGCCGCCTCGCGCTTTCGCCTCTTCCAGGCCGTAGCGACGGCGTTGCGCCGCAGTAGCGCGCAGAGCTCCGTTGCTGCTCGTCCTGGAGGACCTTCACTGGGCCGATGAGGCATCTCTGCGCCTGCTCACCTTCTTCCGGCAGGAGATCGCGGGCGCGCCGGTGCTGGCGGCTGCCAGCTACCGGGACGTGGAAGTGGATGACGAGCATCCGCTCGCCCGACACCTGTCGGAACTCAGCCGCGATGCCACCTTCGTCTCACTGGACGGCCTCGCAGCTGCCTAGGTCGCGGAACTGATGTCCGCTTCAGGCGCTCGACCCTCGGAAGGGCTCTTTCGCACCGGGACACTCTGCGCCTCCCATCCGGAGGTTCCGGTGGAGTGGGAGCTCGGCACACGCCGTTGACGCCGTCTACCTCTTCGCTCCCTCCAACGAAGGTCTACTCGCCGCTGAAGTCCGGATCCCGTTTCTGAAGGAAGGACATCATGCCCTCCTGGAAATCCTTCGAGCGGAAGAGCATCGCCACCTGAAGCAGCACGTGGTGGGAATGGGATTCGAAGTCCTCGGTCAGCCCGTGGCGGTAGAGACGCTTGATGGCCTTGATTGCGAGCGGTGCGTTGGCAGCGATCTTCTCGGCCCAGGCGTTCGTCTCGGCTTCGAGTTCAGCATGGGGTACCACCTTGTTCACCAGCCCCAATTCCAACGCCCGATCCGGAAGAATGTCATCGGCCAGGAAACCGATCTCGCAGGCACGTGCCCAACCGACCAATCGGGGCAGGAACCATGTGCCCCCACTCTCCGGCACGACGCCGCGCTTGGCAAAGCCTGGTAGCAGCTTGGCGTTGTCGCTCATCAGCCGGATATCGCAGCCCAGCGCGAGATCCAGGCCGTAGCCCGCCGCTGCACCGTTGATGGAGCAGATGACGGGCTTGTCGATCCGCTGCATCGTGACTGTCGGAATCTCACGGGTGCTGAGATGGGCCGCGCCTCCTCCCTGGGAGAGTGCACCCTCGCCTCCGATCCCCTTCCCGGCGGCGGCGTCCTTGAGGTCGAGACCGCTGCAAAATCCGCGACCTGCGCCGGTCACGACGATCACCCGCACGTCGGGGTCATCGTCCGCTTCGGTCATTCGCTGCCCAAGGGCTGCCAGCATGGGCATGCTGATGGCGTTCATCCGCTCAGGGCGGTTGAGCGTCAAATGGGCGATGTAATCTCGTTTTTCGTAGAGCAGATCCGATGACATTGCTGGAGTTCTCCTTGGTCCGAAAGAAGGGGAGCCGCTGAAGTGGGCTTGGGTCCCGACGCGAAACGCTGAGCTAGTGCGACTCCCGCCAGGCGTCCCAGTCCTCCGTCAGTGGCGGCAGGGAATCGCGATCTCCGAAGACGTGCCCCGCGAGGATGGGGCGAAGCAGATCCGTTTCGAGAATTTCGCCGGCGGTCAGCACTCCACCCCGAAGTACGCCTGCGATGCCAGCGCCCGAAGGCCCGCTGGCTCCAACCAGGAAGAGCCCCTCGATCTCCGTGCGAGGTCCGACCCGCATCGGCCCCATTTGATCCGTGCTCATCTCGATTCCGTACGAGGTCCCACCAGTTGAACGAGTGAAGCGTTCCTGACTGACGGGAGTGGCTGCTTCCTTCCATGCGATGTGTTTGCTGAGATCCGGAATGACTTGTTCCGCAGTTGCGATCAACTGATCCGTCAACGCGTTCTTGCGCTTTCTGTAGTCGCGATCGGTGTGGTATCGGCCACCATCAGCCGGGCCACGCTCTACCCCCCACACATCGTACTCTCGGGGAGCCAGGGTCATGATCTGCAGGTTCGTATGGCCCTCGGGTGCGATGTGTCGGCTGACCGGATCCTTGAGCGAAGCCATCGTCAAGTAGGCCATCGCGTCGGAGGTGAGCCGGCCTCCTTCGAGCTCATCATAGATGGCCTCGAAGTCGTCCGTTCCCCAGATGAAGTAGTTGGAGTTCTGGAAACCCTGATCCGCCAGGTCGATGTCGAGCCCCAGGTAGACACAGAAGAGCGGGATTGCCATGCGCAGGGAGCGAATCTGCTCCTGCGTGGCCTCGGAAAAATGCTCCTCACCGACCAGGTTGAAGAATGTGCGCTTCAGGTCGGCGTTGGAGACCACGATCGGCGCATCGATCTCGACTTCTTCCCGGCTCTTGCGCGCGACCGTCACGCCAAGAGCGCGGCCCTTCTCGACCCGGATCCGCGAAACCGGTGCCCGGGTGCGAACCTCCCCGCCATGTGCCCGGATCGTTTCGATCAAGCGGGCGGCAATCACCTGGCCTCCGCCTTCGGGGTAGTAGGCACCGCGCAAGAAGTGGTCGGTCACTCCACAGGCGACAGCGAGTGGTGTCTTGCTGGGCCGAACCGCATAGCAACCCTGCTCGCCGAGAAGCACGGCTTGGGCTCGCCGGGAGATATTGAATTCATCGAAGACCCCCGTGACGGGACGCAGGCCCCATTGGAGGAAGTTCGGTGCCTTGCTCGCCAGGTCGGCAGCTTCGAATTCGCCGCGGGAGAAGCCCCGGGATTCGTCGGAGACATTCTTCATCACGTCCAGGAGCCGACCCAGAGGCTCTGTCTCCTGGGGGAATGCCTCGAAGAGTCGCTTCCGGTAGCGATCCCAGCCCGTGGGAATACGGAAGGTGAGATCCGGGAAAACGAGGTGTGAATAGGCATCGGTGTTGAGGGGCCGGAATACCACGCGCTCGGCCAATCCGACCCCGTTCAGCACCTGGGTGATCATGCCGTCACGTCCGCACTCGCCGATGTAGTGGATGCCGACGTCGAACTCGTACTGGAGGCCCTTGTGATTGCGTCGGAAGACCTGGGAATTACCACCTGCCACGTAGTGGGCTTCCAGGACGAGGGTCCGCTTTCCGAGTGCGCACAGGTACGCAGCCGTCGAAAGGCCGCCCAGGCCGGAGCCGATGACGATGGCATCCCATTGCTCTCTGCCGTTGGCTTTGCTGGGCGACTTCGCCTGGGTCGTCGTGTCAGGCATCTCACTCACCTCCTTCAGTTGAGTTCGCGTCGGGGAGCACGCCACGCAGCAGCGTTCTCACCAGCGGTTTCTCGAGTCGTTCCATGGGGATGGCTTCGAGCTGGCCCGCCAGATGGAGGGCGACCAGGCCATGAATTCCGGCCCAGAAGACGTGCGTGATGATCTCGAGGTTGCCCTCGATGGCGCCCGATTCGATGGCACGGCCCACGGCGGAGCGAATCAACTTCCACGCGCCCTTGCGTGATTCGATCAATTCGGGGAAGTCGCCTGCCGCTGGTTGGTCGAGTTGAAACGCGAGGCGGTAGGCATCCGGCTCGAGAATGGCGAAGCGAACGTAGGCAAGGCCGAGGGCCTCGAGCTGCTCGAGGGGATCGACCGCGTCAGAGATCGCAGGTGCCGCGAACGATGCCAGCCGATCGAACGCCCGAGCACGCACGATCGCAAAGATCTCTTCCTTGTCGCGGAAATAGCGATAGGGGGTCGTGGAGCTGCAACCGAGTTCGAACGCCAGCGCTCGCATACTGACCCCCGAATAACCAGAGGCTGCGAAGCGTCGCGTTGCGACCTCGCAGAGCTTCTCCCTGAAGCTCGAAACCTGTTCGTCGGTGAGGGCCGGGCGCGGCACTACGCGAAGGGGCTCCGTGGCTGGTGTTGCGGTTCAGTCATGAGCGGTTCGAGGACAAGCACGCCCGCTCATCTGATGTCATTGAATTCACGGCGTTCATTATACACCGATTGATCCTGGAACCACCGAAACTCCGGCCCGGGAGGACACGGATTCGTTGGCCGAGCCCGTTTCTCCCGACGGATCGTCTACCAGCGATGGGCGAACTCCTCGGCCCAGCCCGGCAGGCCGGCGATCTCGATCTTCTCACCGCCTGCGCAGATGCGGCCCGTCCAGGTTCCGAAGCTGCAGATTCCTGCCGTCGAGATGATCCCGGCGTTCGTGCTGGAGCGATGCGGAAAGAGCGGCGAGAGGGTGAGATCGATTGCGTCCGAGTGCTCGCTGCGCACGCGCCAGCTGCTGGCGTCGTCGGCGGGATCATACTCCCAGCGAAGATCTTCCATGACCTTGTGAAGCCGGCCGTCCAGGAAGATCCCGTTCTCGTTGGCACCGGTACCACCGGTCCACTTTGCGCCCACGTTCACACCGACAAGGCGGCCGTCCTGTACGCCGGTGCAGACTCCCCAGTTCCAGAACGCGTGCCGCGGCCATACGCCACGGCCCCAATCCTGCACGGCGTGGCAGCGCTGCGGGTTCAGCTCGTAGGTCTGCTCGCCGACGCGGATGTGTCCCGAGGTCGGTAGCGTGTTGTGCTTCGAGTTCAGCTGGAAGCGGCTGCTCGACCACGGAACGACGACATTCAAGCTCTCGTGGCCTTCCGGTGTCTCGGTCGTAAGTTCTGCTTCGAGCCTTTCACCTTTCTGGGGCTCAGCCCGGAGCCGGACACGACGGGTCGGGCCATCGACGACATTCTGGTAGTCGAATGCCCGCGACTGGTAGCCGATCGAGTGAGGTTCATGCTCTGGCATGTCGAAGCGACCGGGCCGCCCGAGCCACGTTCCGCTCGAGATCGCCCCGGATTTGAAGTCGATGAAGAAGGCTCCACAGAGTGACGCATAGTCGAGTTCCGCCATCGTCACGGAGAAGACGAAGTCGGGATCGATCCAATTCCAGAAGTTCCAGCGTTTCTTGCG carries:
- a CDS encoding SDR family NAD(P)-dependent oxidoreductase, which gives rise to MSQYDEASVPDQTGKTIFVTGANTGIGYEAARVLADRGARVLLGCRSEEKAQDAIGRIRALLPDADIAWIPLDLTSLKSVAEAAEIVKREPRLDALVNNAGVMIPPLTRTEEGFELQFGVNHLGHFALTGHLLDRLAANPGSRIVNVSSAAHVQGRIDFEDPNAEQSYHPLRRYGMSKAANLYFMVELTRRLADTGTPVTSVGCHPGVANTELSRTFPGWFWVIAPLMRPLFNTPAEGALL
- a CDS encoding NAD(P)/FAD-dependent oxidoreductase — translated: MPDTTTQAKSPSKANGREQWDAIVIGSGLGGLSTAAYLCALGKRTLVLEAHYVAGGNSQVFRRNHKGLQYEFDVGIHYIGECGRDGMITQVLNGVGLAERVVFRPLNTDAYSHLVFPDLTFRIPTGWDRYRKRLFEAFPQETEPLGRLLDVMKNVSDESRGFSRGEFEAADLASKAPNFLQWGLRPVTGVFDEFNISRRAQAVLLGEQGCYAVRPSKTPLAVACGVTDHFLRGAYYPEGGGQVIAARLIETIRAHGGEVRTRAPVSRIRVEKGRALGVTVARKSREEVEIDAPIVVSNADLKRTFFNLVGEEHFSEATQEQIRSLRMAIPLFCVYLGLDIDLADQGFQNSNYFIWGTDDFEAIYDELEGGRLTSDAMAYLTMASLKDPVSRHIAPEGHTNLQIMTLAPREYDVWGVERGPADGGRYHTDRDYRKRKNALTDQLIATAEQVIPDLSKHIAWKEAATPVSQERFTRSTGGTSYGIEMSTDQMGPMRVGPRTEIEGLFLVGASGPSGAGIAGVLRGGVLTAGEILETDLLRPILAGHVFGDRDSLPPLTEDWDAWRESH
- a CDS encoding TetR/AcrR family transcriptional regulator translates to MPRPALTDEQVSSFREKLCEVATRRFAASGYSGVSMRALAFELGCSSTTPYRYFRDKEEIFAIVRARAFDRLASFAAPAISDAVDPLEQLEALGLAYVRFAILEPDAYRLAFQLDQPAAGDFPELIESRKGAWKLIRSAVGRAIESGAIEGNLEIITHVFWAGIHGLVALHLAGQLEAIPMERLEKPLVRTLLRGVLPDANSTEGGE
- a CDS encoding DUF2804 domain-containing protein, with the protein product MTTKLPDYMPIVDERVARDGLPGVYVEREITSPVDLCDRRGSMNPEATGWARQPLIRANLSGHFLRKKRWNFWNWIDPDFVFSVTMAELDYASLCGAFFIDFKSGAISSGTWLGRPGRFDMPEHEPHSIGYQSRAFDYQNVVDGPTRRVRLRAEPQKGERLEAELTTETPEGHESLNVVVPWSSSRFQLNSKHNTLPTSGHIRVGEQTYELNPQRCHAVQDWGRGVWPRHAFWNWGVCTGVQDGRLVGVNVGAKWTGGTGANENGIFLDGRLHKVMEDLRWEYDPADDASSWRVRSEHSDAIDLTLSPLFPHRSSTNAGIISTAGICSFGTWTGRICAGGEKIEIAGLPGWAEEFAHRW